The Spirochaetota bacterium genome has a segment encoding these proteins:
- a CDS encoding leucyl/phenylalanyl-tRNA--protein transferase has translation MAIFALNKDILFPPVQLAEESGILAVGGDLSAERLVEAYRRGIFPWYSDGDPIIWWSPNPRFVLFPEELYVSKTMRQVLRRNIFTITCDRDFRSVIQGCREPRRKERGTWITDEMLEAYVGLHELGVAHSVEAWKNGELVGGLYGLSLGHCFFGESMFTREDNASKAAFITLVRKLMELEYIIVDCQVYTSHLESLGARHIDREEYLDILEEGLRHETVGGSWKDML, from the coding sequence ATGGCCATATTCGCGCTGAATAAAGATATCCTGTTCCCGCCGGTCCAGTTGGCTGAAGAGAGCGGCATCCTTGCCGTGGGGGGCGACCTGTCGGCCGAGCGGCTCGTCGAGGCGTACCGTCGCGGCATATTTCCCTGGTATTCCGACGGCGACCCCATCATCTGGTGGTCGCCGAATCCCCGCTTTGTCCTCTTCCCTGAAGAGCTCTACGTTTCGAAGACCATGCGTCAGGTCCTCCGGCGGAACATTTTCACCATCACCTGCGACCGTGACTTCCGGTCCGTCATCCAGGGGTGCCGGGAGCCGCGCAGAAAAGAGCGCGGCACCTGGATCACCGACGAGATGCTGGAGGCTTACGTGGGACTCCATGAGCTGGGGGTAGCGCACTCCGTCGAGGCATGGAAGAACGGCGAGCTTGTGGGAGGCCTCTACGGCCTTTCCCTGGGACATTGCTTTTTCGGCGAATCGATGTTCACCAGGGAGGACAACGCCTCAAAGGCCGCCTTCATCACACTGGTGAGGAAGCTCATGGAGCTGGAGTATATCATTGTGGACTGCCAGGTGTACACCTCGCACCTGGAAAGCCTGGGAGCGCGGCACATTGACCGCGAGGAGTATCTCGACATCCTGGAAGAGGGATTGCGCCATGAGACCGTCGGCGGAAGCTGGAAGGATATGCTCTAG
- a CDS encoding class I SAM-dependent methyltransferase translates to MEKLLKKILLQVPVVKAYIIEHDNLIRERDTFTRFVPPGHFYSPIPSIVEVMNDRDKIWSAPLSTLPGIDLNDAGQLALLDEFDRYYRELPFTDEKSGSLRYYYANGAYSYSDAIFLYCMIRHIRPAAIIEAGSGYSSCVTLDTNELFFNNAIKCSFIEPFPEVLKGLIKPSDMGKITIHERRLQDVPMEVFRDLRENDILFIDSTHVSKIHSDVNYIFHEILPALRAGVYIHFHDIFYPFEYSKEWIEEGRAWNEQYLLRAFLEFNSHFKIVLFNTFLETMYEKELRERYPLVFKNPGGSIWLQKIR, encoded by the coding sequence ATGGAGAAGCTTTTAAAGAAAATATTATTACAGGTGCCTGTCGTCAAAGCCTATATCATTGAGCATGATAACCTGATCAGGGAACGGGACACCTTTACCAGGTTCGTTCCGCCGGGGCACTTCTATTCGCCGATCCCCTCCATCGTTGAAGTCATGAATGACCGGGATAAGATCTGGAGCGCGCCTCTTTCTACACTGCCGGGAATTGACCTGAACGATGCGGGACAACTGGCGCTGCTGGATGAATTCGACCGCTATTACCGGGAGCTTCCTTTTACGGATGAAAAGAGCGGCAGTCTGAGATATTATTATGCAAATGGCGCCTACAGCTATTCCGACGCGATTTTTCTCTACTGCATGATCCGCCATATCCGGCCGGCCGCCATCATCGAGGCGGGGTCCGGATATTCGTCTTGCGTTACCCTGGACACCAATGAGCTTTTTTTCAATAACGCCATCAAGTGCTCTTTTATCGAGCCGTTTCCGGAGGTTCTGAAGGGCCTGATCAAACCGTCGGATATGGGGAAAATAACGATCCATGAAAGGCGTCTGCAGGATGTGCCGATGGAAGTCTTCAGGGATCTCCGTGAAAACGACATCCTCTTCATCGATTCGACCCATGTTTCGAAGATCCACAGCGACGTGAATTATATCTTTCATGAGATCCTGCCGGCCCTCCGGGCAGGGGTGTACATTCACTTCCATGACATCTTCTATCCCTTTGAATATTCGAAGGAGTGGATCGAGGAGGGGAGGGCGTGGAACGAGCAGTATCTCCTCCGGGCCTTCCTCGAGTTCAACTCGCATTTCAAGATCGTGCTGTTCAACACCTTCCTGGAAACGATGTATGAAAAAGAATTAAGGGAAAGGTATCCCCTCGTATTCAAAAATCCGGGGGGTAGCATCTGGCTGCAGAAAATCCGCTGA